One region of Parerythrobacter jejuensis genomic DNA includes:
- a CDS encoding TIGR03032 family protein, translating into MTTDNDVAAPQTAAGQQVLPSQAQAAEPKVEYSLSGGLIARLEALGISLAFTSYQSGLLYMLGRNPQGGAHLHQSAMAKPMGLCRVPSGDLYMTGAAQVIRFANVLFGDQRANNTFDCCFMPRTVHVTGQLDAHDVGVTDDGQILFVNTRYNCLATLSATHSFEPVWRPPFISAIVDEDRCHLNGLAMEDGKPRYLTAVSKSDTIDGWRDRRADGGVVIDYASGKIVCEGLSMPHSPRMHNGELWILNSGTGEIGSVSFPKKKGAIGTFKPKAFCPGFLRGLAFHGKYAFVGLSKPRYKRFDGLALADRLKDTDSEPWCGIQVIDLDTGTCVDWFRIDGEIGELYDLEIIPGFACPMTVSPGSPDSAQLITTAPDTGAGGSTT; encoded by the coding sequence ATGACGACGGATAATGATGTGGCGGCGCCGCAAACGGCCGCTGGCCAACAGGTATTGCCGAGCCAGGCGCAGGCGGCCGAGCCGAAGGTGGAGTATTCCCTTTCAGGCGGACTGATCGCACGGCTGGAAGCGCTCGGCATCAGCCTCGCTTTCACCTCCTACCAGTCTGGCTTGCTCTATATGCTTGGGCGCAATCCGCAGGGCGGGGCGCATCTGCACCAGTCGGCGATGGCAAAGCCTATGGGGCTATGCCGCGTGCCATCAGGCGATCTCTATATGACCGGCGCGGCGCAGGTGATCCGGTTTGCCAATGTGTTGTTTGGTGACCAGCGCGCCAACAATACCTTCGATTGCTGCTTCATGCCGCGGACGGTCCATGTCACCGGCCAATTGGACGCGCATGATGTCGGCGTGACCGATGACGGGCAGATCTTGTTCGTAAACACCCGCTACAATTGCCTCGCAACCTTGTCTGCAACGCACAGTTTTGAGCCCGTCTGGCGGCCACCTTTCATCAGCGCGATTGTCGATGAGGATCGCTGCCATCTCAATGGCCTTGCGATGGAAGATGGCAAACCGCGCTACCTTACTGCCGTCAGCAAATCCGACACGATCGATGGCTGGCGGGACCGGCGCGCCGATGGCGGCGTTGTGATCGATTATGCCAGCGGCAAAATCGTGTGCGAAGGGCTCTCGATGCCCCATTCCCCGCGCATGCATAATGGCGAATTGTGGATTCTCAATTCGGGCACCGGAGAGATCGGTTCGGTCTCTTTCCCGAAGAAGAAGGGCGCCATCGGCACATTCAAGCCGAAGGCGTTTTGTCCCGGCTTCCTGCGTGGCCTCGCTTTTCACGGCAAATACGCCTTCGTTGGCCTCAGTAAGCCGCGCTACAAAAGGTTTGACGGGCTCGCCCTGGCGGATCGCCTGAAGGATACCGATAGCGAGCCTTGGTGCGGCATCCAGGTGATCGATCTGGATACCGGCACCTGCGTCGACTGGTTCCGCATCGATGGCGAGATCGGTGAGTTGTATGATCTCGAGATTATTCCGGGCTTTGCCTGCCCGATGACCGTTTCTCCCGGTTCGCCGGATTCCGCACAATTGATCACGACTGCGCCCGATACTGGCGCGGGCGGCTCGACGACCTAA
- a CDS encoding aldehyde dehydrogenase family protein produces the protein MATDYSNLIDGEMVTNDKWMDVVNPANEEVIGRVPACGKDELDRAVAAARRAFKTWSKTPIDERRAVIQQVAGVIKENADELYRLLTSEQGKPHQQAQQEIIGASMMASAQSTLSLDDEINEDSDTRLSRTRRVPVGVVGGIVPWNFPVMMAMQKIAPAMLSGCTIVLKPSPFTPLATLRIAELIKDVVPAGVVNIITGEDSLGPMITEHEDIDKITFTGSTATGKKIMEGASKDLKRITLELGGNDASIVMPDADVEKVAEQLFWSSFSNAGQICIAAKRVYIHEDIYDDLSAAIAEYAKGVTVGDGSQQGTGVGPIQNKKQYERVLELIQDAKDNGYQFLLGGDADPSGTGYFVPLTILDNPPEDARIVAEEQFGPVMPLMKFSSEEEVISRANNSEYGLAGAVWSKDVDKGVEIAEQLETGTVWVNEFLHLSPFAPFGGHKQSGFGAEYGKEGLTEFTYPQVITVKRDAVI, from the coding sequence ATGGCTACCGATTATAGCAACCTGATCGACGGTGAGATGGTCACCAATGACAAGTGGATGGATGTGGTCAATCCGGCCAATGAAGAGGTGATCGGTCGCGTGCCGGCCTGCGGTAAAGACGAACTGGATCGCGCCGTCGCGGCAGCGCGCCGGGCGTTCAAGACCTGGTCCAAGACCCCGATCGACGAACGTCGAGCAGTAATCCAGCAGGTTGCCGGCGTGATCAAGGAAAACGCCGACGAACTCTACCGTTTGCTGACCAGCGAGCAGGGCAAGCCGCACCAGCAGGCGCAGCAGGAAATCATCGGCGCCTCCATGATGGCCAGCGCGCAATCGACGCTCTCGCTGGATGACGAGATCAACGAAGACAGCGATACCCGCCTCAGCCGTACCCGCCGTGTGCCGGTGGGCGTTGTCGGCGGCATCGTGCCGTGGAATTTCCCGGTCATGATGGCGATGCAGAAGATTGCCCCGGCCATGCTGTCGGGCTGCACCATCGTGCTCAAACCCTCGCCGTTCACGCCGCTGGCGACGCTGCGGATTGCCGAACTGATCAAGGATGTGGTGCCTGCCGGCGTGGTCAACATCATTACCGGCGAAGACTCGCTCGGCCCGATGATCACCGAGCATGAGGATATCGACAAAATCACTTTCACCGGCTCCACCGCGACCGGTAAGAAGATCATGGAAGGTGCTTCCAAGGACCTCAAGCGCATCACGTTGGAACTGGGCGGAAATGACGCCTCGATCGTGATGCCTGACGCGGATGTCGAGAAGGTGGCCGAACAGCTGTTCTGGTCCAGTTTCAGCAATGCCGGCCAGATCTGCATCGCGGCCAAGCGCGTTTATATCCATGAGGATATCTATGATGATTTGAGCGCTGCAATCGCCGAATATGCCAAGGGTGTAACCGTGGGTGATGGCTCGCAGCAGGGCACCGGCGTTGGCCCGATCCAGAACAAGAAGCAGTATGAGCGTGTGCTGGAGCTGATCCAGGATGCCAAGGACAATGGCTATCAGTTCCTCTTGGGCGGCGATGCCGACCCGTCGGGCACCGGGTATTTCGTGCCGCTGACCATCCTCGACAATCCGCCCGAAGATGCGCGGATTGTGGCCGAGGAACAGTTTGGACCGGTCATGCCGCTGATGAAGTTCTCGAGCGAGGAAGAAGTGATCTCGCGCGCGAACAACAGTGAGTATGGCCTGGCCGGCGCGGTGTGGTCGAAGGATGTCGACAAAGGCGTCGAAATTGCCGAGCAGCTTGAAACCGGCACGGTGTGGGTGAACGAATTCCTCCACCTTTCGCCCTTCGCTCCGTTCGGCGGCCACAAGCAGTCCGGCTTTGGCGCTGAATACGGCAAGGAAGGCCTGACCGAATTCACCTATCCGCAAGTGATCACGGTGAAGCGCGACGCTGTCATCTGA
- a CDS encoding TonB-dependent receptor: MIEKTVAQQIARRMRPAFYASAAGIAMLAAPGIAHAQDADDGASSDGATGNEIIVLARRQEETLQEVPVTVTVIGGDTLEKYSVDQVADVVSRVPTLNVQVGGSGSGGQLSLRGVGSSNISAAFDSAVAFDFDGVQVSTMRLVQAGFFDTQQIDVLKGPQSLFFGKSASAGVFSIRSADPTPTWEFGGKASYELEEKGWVVGGFVSGPITDTMGIRVAGQYTDIEDYVELQPGTPTALGDSRGFKDFVGRVTLAWEPTPGFDINLKMQYVHTETDGAIAHSDIFCGANGRADEVVLLGGAIAVPAGNDCNAFDGKYFLPDASGAVAGSVPTATGPTLAAGRNGVPFGETDLFFGRLRMNFDVTDSMTITTTTGYVDLDATDFDSYSYVGIGPAFNPGGVPVGLIAPALAANNAPGSPQGFGSSDPRNTLEQFSQEIRITSDFDGIFNFMVGGFYEWRKFVFDTSQQAVNISIIAPDPVTGFTYDWDKSQETKTSAASFFGSVILDLTDRLELSGGVRYTDESKTSRISVPFVHTFLSAGPGFIDSGFFSGPIDFSDSNWSPEATIKYQVSDDVNVFASFKTGFKSGGVDNSALPSSSLLGFGSPDPAVRQATADGLIYNSESAIGGEVGVKSQFANRTFTLNATAYYYVFDDLQVQNFDGTTIQFITLNAGEVTTKGVDVAWGWETPVQGLNLSGNLSWLDAQFSDTFNTTGGVDLDGRDVARAPTWSGNLAFDYTVPMGDSLELNLGGNAIYSGSYFTDEVTLNDFRQDSYVAFDARVSIGHPDGKWRVSLVGSNLTDEIWVNTSGDRPFLAGPGLGLPVGDDLVVTQNRGRQVFVETSFRF, from the coding sequence ATGATTGAGAAGACCGTCGCCCAACAGATCGCGCGCCGGATGCGGCCCGCATTCTACGCATCGGCCGCAGGCATCGCCATGCTTGCCGCACCGGGGATTGCCCATGCGCAAGACGCAGACGACGGAGCATCTTCCGATGGAGCAACCGGCAACGAGATCATCGTTCTGGCGCGCCGTCAGGAAGAAACTCTTCAGGAAGTACCGGTTACTGTCACGGTCATTGGCGGAGATACGCTCGAGAAATACTCGGTCGACCAGGTGGCCGACGTGGTCAGCCGCGTCCCGACCCTGAACGTGCAGGTTGGTGGCTCGGGCTCGGGCGGTCAGCTGTCGCTGCGCGGTGTCGGATCCTCCAACATCTCGGCAGCGTTCGATTCCGCGGTTGCCTTCGATTTTGACGGGGTTCAGGTCAGCACCATGCGGCTGGTCCAGGCCGGTTTCTTCGACACCCAGCAGATTGACGTCCTCAAGGGGCCGCAATCGCTGTTCTTTGGTAAGAGCGCCTCGGCCGGTGTGTTCTCGATCCGCTCTGCCGATCCGACCCCGACCTGGGAGTTTGGCGGCAAGGCATCTTACGAGCTGGAAGAAAAAGGCTGGGTCGTAGGCGGATTTGTATCCGGTCCGATCACTGACACGATGGGTATCCGTGTTGCCGGCCAGTACACCGATATCGAGGACTATGTTGAGCTTCAGCCGGGCACGCCAACGGCCCTGGGGGACAGTCGCGGCTTCAAGGATTTTGTCGGCCGTGTGACACTGGCGTGGGAGCCCACTCCGGGTTTCGATATCAATCTCAAGATGCAATATGTGCATACCGAAACCGATGGCGCAATCGCGCACTCGGACATTTTCTGCGGTGCCAATGGGCGTGCCGACGAGGTGGTTCTGCTCGGCGGCGCAATTGCTGTCCCGGCGGGCAATGATTGCAACGCTTTTGATGGCAAGTATTTCTTGCCTGATGCCAGCGGCGCGGTAGCGGGCAGTGTTCCGACCGCGACAGGTCCGACCCTGGCTGCTGGCCGCAACGGGGTCCCCTTCGGCGAAACGGATCTGTTCTTCGGGCGTCTGCGGATGAATTTCGACGTCACGGACTCGATGACGATCACGACCACAACCGGCTACGTCGATCTCGATGCAACCGACTTCGATAGCTACAGTTATGTCGGCATCGGCCCAGCCTTCAATCCGGGCGGCGTTCCAGTTGGGCTGATTGCTCCGGCCCTCGCTGCAAATAATGCGCCAGGTTCGCCACAGGGCTTCGGCTCGAGCGATCCGCGTAATACACTGGAGCAATTCAGCCAGGAAATCCGGATCACCAGCGACTTCGACGGTATCTTCAACTTCATGGTTGGTGGCTTTTACGAATGGCGTAAGTTCGTGTTCGATACGTCCCAGCAGGCCGTCAATATTTCGATTATCGCACCTGATCCCGTAACCGGCTTTACCTATGATTGGGACAAATCCCAGGAGACCAAGACATCTGCTGCATCATTCTTCGGCAGTGTTATTCTCGATCTCACTGACAGGCTCGAGCTTTCAGGGGGCGTTCGCTATACCGATGAAAGCAAGACATCGCGCATCTCGGTTCCGTTTGTGCATACCTTCCTTTCAGCAGGACCGGGCTTTATCGATAGCGGGTTCTTCTCTGGCCCGATCGACTTTTCCGATAGCAACTGGTCTCCAGAAGCCACGATCAAATATCAGGTCAGCGACGATGTGAATGTGTTTGCGTCGTTCAAGACCGGTTTCAAATCCGGCGGCGTCGACAACAGTGCATTGCCATCGTCGTCATTGCTCGGCTTCGGCAGCCCTGATCCGGCTGTGCGGCAAGCGACTGCTGATGGCCTTATCTACAATTCGGAAAGCGCTATCGGTGGTGAAGTGGGTGTGAAATCGCAATTCGCGAACCGCACTTTCACGCTCAATGCGACGGCATATTACTATGTGTTTGATGATCTGCAGGTGCAGAATTTCGATGGCACCACGATCCAGTTCATCACACTGAATGCCGGTGAAGTCACCACCAAGGGTGTTGACGTGGCCTGGGGTTGGGAAACCCCGGTTCAGGGCCTCAACCTGTCGGGCAACCTTTCGTGGCTCGATGCGCAGTTCTCCGACACATTCAACACAACGGGCGGCGTCGATCTGGATGGGCGCGATGTGGCCCGTGCGCCGACCTGGTCGGGTAACCTTGCCTTCGATTACACAGTGCCAATGGGCGACTCGCTTGAGCTTAACCTGGGCGGCAACGCGATCTACAGCGGCAGCTACTTTACCGACGAGGTAACGCTGAACGACTTCCGACAGGACAGCTATGTCGCCTTCGATGCGCGGGTTTCGATTGGCCATCCTGATGGCAAGTGGAGAGTTTCGCTGGTCGGTTCCAACCTGACTGACGAGATCTGGGTGAACACTTCGGGTGATCGTCCTTTCCTTGCTGGCCCGGGCCTTGGCCTGCCGGTGGGTGACGACCTCGTCGTAACCCAAAACCGTGGTCGCCAGGTCTTCGTGGAAACAAGCTTCCGCTTCTAG
- a CDS encoding aromatic ring-hydroxylating oxygenase subunit alpha produces the protein MAMDAQEVETLKALMEWEAGRSAPPEGFPHLPDMPAARYTSQAYFNLEQEHIFRKSWLFAAHIDEVPEPGCFMRWHNAGDPIIIVHGMDGVVRAFYNTCRHRGAPVVTEDKGRSPRLMCGYHNWTYKTDGSLIGVPERQDFPPDFDMSCRGLIPVRCEMFGNCIFVNFDEGAKSLLDWLGPLADEWAEFRFDKVRLAARHSFELNCNWKVAMEANMEVYHVPYIHPDTVAPLVDSKRNVNHFYPNGHARMLAPAPQQTDREHVRAIDSPPEWQPIETVGELGRTATQSYTLFPNWVSPLSNFFVPPLLFWPTGLGTTRLELVTMALDWGDAPAPDLWTVPDASKPNGRDMSPIILEDTQFGEAIQKSMESQGFKSVPLSYQEARIYSFHQNCDRMIGTDAIPEELRVAQVIGKEWVWPNDPRVELMRREQAPEDV, from the coding sequence ATGGCGATGGACGCGCAAGAAGTCGAAACGCTCAAGGCCTTGATGGAATGGGAGGCCGGCAGGTCCGCGCCCCCGGAAGGGTTTCCCCATCTGCCCGACATGCCTGCGGCCCGCTACACCAGCCAAGCCTATTTCAACCTCGAACAGGAGCATATCTTTCGCAAGAGCTGGCTGTTTGCCGCGCATATTGACGAGGTGCCGGAACCAGGATGCTTCATGCGGTGGCACAATGCCGGTGACCCGATCATTATCGTACACGGCATGGATGGCGTGGTCCGCGCTTTCTACAACACCTGCCGCCATCGTGGTGCACCCGTCGTCACCGAAGACAAGGGGCGATCGCCGCGCCTGATGTGCGGTTATCACAACTGGACCTACAAGACCGATGGCAGTCTGATCGGCGTTCCCGAGCGGCAGGATTTCCCGCCCGATTTCGATATGAGCTGTCGCGGGCTGATCCCGGTCCGCTGCGAAATGTTCGGAAATTGCATCTTCGTCAACTTCGACGAAGGCGCGAAGAGCTTGCTCGACTGGCTTGGTCCGCTTGCTGACGAATGGGCGGAATTCCGGTTCGACAAGGTGCGGCTGGCGGCCCGCCACAGTTTTGAACTCAATTGCAACTGGAAAGTGGCGATGGAGGCGAACATGGAAGTCTACCATGTGCCCTATATCCATCCGGACACGGTGGCCCCGCTGGTCGACAGCAAGCGCAATGTGAATCACTTCTATCCCAATGGGCACGCCCGCATGCTGGCCCCTGCGCCGCAGCAGACCGATCGCGAGCATGTCCGGGCTATCGATAGTCCGCCGGAGTGGCAGCCAATCGAAACCGTCGGCGAATTGGGGCGGACTGCGACGCAAAGCTACACCCTCTTTCCAAACTGGGTTTCGCCATTGTCCAACTTCTTTGTGCCGCCGCTGCTGTTTTGGCCGACCGGGCTGGGCACCACGCGGCTGGAACTTGTCACCATGGCACTCGACTGGGGTGATGCACCGGCGCCGGATCTCTGGACGGTACCGGACGCAAGCAAGCCCAACGGGCGCGACATGAGCCCGATCATCCTGGAAGACACGCAGTTTGGGGAAGCGATCCAGAAATCGATGGAAAGCCAGGGCTTCAAGAGTGTGCCGCTCAGCTACCAGGAGGCCCGCATCTACAGCTTCCACCAGAATTGCGACCGGATGATCGGGACCGATGCGATTCCCGAGGAGCTGAGGGTGGCACAAGTGATCGGGAAAGAGTGGGTCTGGCCCAATGATCCACGGGTTGAATTGATGCGCCGCGAGCAAGCCCCGGAGGACGTGTGA
- a CDS encoding SDR family oxidoreductase, with protein sequence MAGRVEGKVALVTGGAMGLGKADCERLAAEGAKIVVTDINEEEGQKVAAAVGGHFLQHDVRDEARWQEIFAEVEKMHGRLDILVNNAGNVIFEDILECSLDHFRLHLDIHVVGTFLGCKYGIPLMAKSGGGSIINMASTASLLGYGNIPAYTAAKGAIRSMTKSIAMYCQDEDNKIRVNVLMPGGIETPMVMGISGRAGEEPMDIPDGVLPKDSLGAPEDVANMVLFLASDESRFQTGNEYTIDNGLKARPER encoded by the coding sequence ATGGCAGGACGCGTCGAGGGCAAAGTTGCACTGGTCACAGGCGGAGCGATGGGTCTGGGCAAGGCCGATTGCGAACGCCTGGCCGCCGAGGGCGCCAAGATCGTGGTCACTGACATCAACGAGGAGGAAGGACAGAAAGTCGCCGCTGCTGTCGGCGGTCATTTCCTGCAGCACGATGTCCGTGACGAGGCCCGCTGGCAGGAGATCTTTGCCGAGGTCGAAAAGATGCACGGCAGGTTGGATATTCTGGTCAACAATGCCGGCAATGTAATCTTCGAGGATATTCTCGAATGTTCACTCGATCATTTCCGGTTGCATCTGGATATCCATGTCGTCGGGACATTCCTGGGTTGTAAATATGGCATTCCGCTGATGGCCAAGTCCGGTGGCGGATCGATCATCAACATGGCCTCGACCGCATCTTTGCTCGGCTATGGGAATATTCCAGCTTACACTGCGGCCAAGGGCGCGATCCGCTCCATGACCAAGTCGATCGCGATGTATTGCCAGGACGAGGACAACAAGATCCGCGTCAATGTGTTGATGCCCGGGGGTATCGAGACACCGATGGTGATGGGCATATCCGGCCGCGCCGGCGAAGAACCGATGGATATCCCGGACGGCGTGCTGCCCAAGGATTCTCTCGGCGCGCCCGAAGATGTCGCCAACATGGTCCTGTTTCTGGCGAGCGATGAGAGCCGGTTCCAGACCGGGAATGAATACACCATCGATAATGGACTCAAGGCGCGACCAGAGCGTTGA
- a CDS encoding spinster family MFS transporter, which produces MSDTRTEGSDPSANSNYRWYVLGLLTVVSMFSIADRLVFSILLEDIKAEFAFSDFQIGLLGGLAFAATYVIIGFPAARLADRSVRKNIVAGAISFWSVMTALCGLATGFWTLFFARTGVGVGEGCSGPASQSLVSDYFPRHELAKAMGYLTLGATMGTAGGLIVGGQLNELFGWRYAFILMGLPGVLIGLMMYLTVREPKRGRFAPPSATIEQQPLGETLKELIANRVFMGLAIGWAVQIMIGYALAFWMAAVMLRNFDISTGDVGLYLGLAFLIGGIPGPVLGGYVAEWLTRRDERWRAWLPGAVSLGCVIPLAISLQSGAFWPFLIWFAIAYAIYVASQAPILSGIQAAVEPSQRGFAVAVALFFNNLVGQAAGLSIIGAISDQLTPVYGPSSLSIAVFGVCVVSGVLAMIVFAWTAAQMHGSGYLDKMASD; this is translated from the coding sequence TTGAGCGACACCCGCACCGAAGGGTCTGATCCCAGCGCGAATTCCAACTACCGCTGGTATGTGCTTGGCCTGCTAACTGTAGTCAGCATGTTCAGCATCGCTGACCGGCTGGTGTTCTCGATCCTGCTGGAGGATATCAAGGCAGAATTTGCCTTTTCCGATTTCCAGATCGGGCTGCTTGGCGGGCTCGCCTTTGCCGCAACATATGTCATCATCGGGTTTCCGGCCGCCAGATTGGCAGACAGATCGGTCCGCAAGAACATTGTCGCAGGGGCGATCTCTTTTTGGAGCGTGATGACCGCGCTTTGCGGGCTGGCAACCGGCTTTTGGACGCTGTTCTTTGCCCGCACCGGTGTCGGTGTGGGTGAAGGGTGCTCCGGACCCGCCTCGCAATCGCTGGTTTCCGACTATTTTCCGCGCCACGAACTGGCCAAGGCGATGGGGTATCTGACGCTGGGCGCCACAATGGGCACCGCTGGCGGATTGATCGTTGGGGGGCAGCTCAATGAGCTGTTCGGCTGGCGCTATGCCTTTATTCTGATGGGACTGCCGGGCGTTTTGATCGGCCTGATGATGTATCTCACCGTGCGTGAACCAAAACGCGGGCGCTTCGCTCCGCCCAGTGCCACGATCGAACAACAGCCATTGGGCGAAACACTGAAGGAACTGATCGCCAACCGGGTATTCATGGGCTTGGCGATTGGCTGGGCCGTGCAAATAATGATCGGCTACGCATTGGCGTTCTGGATGGCCGCAGTAATGCTGCGCAATTTTGATATCTCGACCGGTGATGTCGGGCTCTATCTGGGTCTGGCATTCCTGATCGGGGGTATCCCCGGGCCGGTGCTGGGCGGCTATGTTGCCGAATGGCTGACCAGGCGGGACGAGCGATGGCGCGCATGGCTGCCCGGCGCCGTCAGCCTCGGCTGCGTGATACCGCTGGCGATCAGCCTCCAATCGGGCGCATTCTGGCCCTTCCTCATCTGGTTTGCGATTGCCTATGCGATCTATGTTGCGAGCCAGGCACCTATCCTTTCGGGGATCCAGGCGGCCGTAGAACCTTCGCAGCGCGGCTTCGCCGTTGCGGTTGCGCTATTCTTCAACAATCTGGTCGGCCAGGCGGCAGGCCTGTCGATCATCGGGGCAATCAGCGATCAATTGACCCCCGTCTATGGCCCCTCGTCGCTGAGCATTGCGGTATTTGGCGTGTGTGTCGTGTCAGGCGTGCTGGCCATGATCGTCTTCGCATGGACCGCCGCACAAATGCACGGCAGCGGCTATCTGGACAAGATGGCCTCTGACTAG
- a CDS encoding SDR family NAD(P)-dependent oxidoreductase translates to MPDLSGKVAIVTGCASGIGAATLKRLIADGARILGTDIDAAAGAALCEEAGARFAVQDVSDRALWNGVVREAIEAFGRLDILVNNAGIVTGASIGDVDDDTWDRVIAVNLTGTMAGCRAAIAAMKDNPGGASGAIINIASTTAMAPLPTDVGYSASKGAVRVMSKSVATWCAQQGYAIRCNTVIPGATETGILNAAEEVTPGLKAAVAATSPMKRLADPAETAAAIAFLASDECPFMTGAEMLVDGGALSIHPGF, encoded by the coding sequence ATGCCTGACCTTTCCGGCAAGGTCGCGATCGTTACCGGCTGCGCTTCCGGCATTGGCGCTGCAACGCTCAAGCGCCTGATTGCAGACGGGGCCCGCATCCTGGGGACCGATATCGACGCGGCGGCCGGCGCCGCGCTGTGCGAAGAGGCGGGCGCGCGCTTTGCTGTCCAGGACGTGTCCGATCGGGCGCTTTGGAACGGGGTGGTGCGCGAAGCGATTGAGGCCTTCGGGCGGCTCGATATTCTGGTCAACAATGCCGGTATCGTGACTGGAGCCTCTATCGGTGATGTCGACGACGACACATGGGACCGTGTGATTGCTGTCAACCTGACCGGGACCATGGCAGGCTGCCGCGCTGCGATAGCGGCGATGAAAGATAATCCCGGCGGCGCCAGCGGCGCGATCATCAATATCGCCAGCACCACCGCTATGGCGCCCCTGCCGACCGATGTCGGGTATTCGGCCAGTAAGGGGGCCGTGCGGGTCATGTCGAAATCGGTGGCGACCTGGTGCGCGCAGCAAGGCTACGCCATTCGCTGCAACACTGTGATCCCGGGCGCGACCGAGACGGGCATCCTCAACGCGGCAGAGGAAGTGACACCGGGCCTCAAGGCCGCCGTGGCGGCGACCTCACCGATGAAGCGTCTGGCGGATCCCGCCGAAACCGCAGCGGCGATTGCCTTCCTCGCCAGTGACGAATGCCCGTTTATGACGGGGGCAGAAATGCTGGTCGATGGCGGGGCCTTGTCGATCCATCCGGGCTTTTAG
- a CDS encoding glutathione S-transferase family protein, with the protein MKLHSSLGPNPRLVRMFLIEKGIEVERVHYDIITGENRSDEFAKKNVLQTLPVLELDDGSLLTESTAICEYLEETHPTPNMIGTSPEERAEIRKWVRWFDQEIVVPMTMGFRATGGRPMFEPRMPVVSEAAGAELTEMANEKWRWLDQQLGDRNHICADRFTLACLITFCFANFGFTVGWKLPDGTDNLARFIDMHNQRESAKVWQDSE; encoded by the coding sequence ATGAAACTGCATTCCAGCCTTGGCCCGAACCCCCGCCTTGTTCGCATGTTCCTGATCGAGAAGGGCATCGAGGTCGAACGGGTCCATTATGACATCATCACCGGCGAGAACCGCTCTGATGAATTCGCCAAGAAGAATGTCCTGCAAACCCTTCCGGTGCTCGAACTGGACGATGGCAGTTTGCTGACCGAGAGCACAGCGATTTGCGAGTATCTCGAAGAGACCCATCCGACGCCGAACATGATCGGCACTTCGCCGGAAGAGCGCGCCGAAATCCGCAAATGGGTGCGCTGGTTCGATCAGGAAATCGTGGTCCCGATGACCATGGGGTTCCGCGCCACAGGTGGTCGGCCCATGTTCGAACCGCGCATGCCGGTGGTCAGCGAGGCGGCTGGGGCCGAGCTGACAGAGATGGCCAATGAAAAATGGCGCTGGCTGGACCAGCAACTGGGTGACCGGAACCACATATGTGCGGACCGTTTCACGCTGGCCTGCCTGATCACCTTCTGCTTCGCCAATTTCGGGTTCACCGTGGGCTGGAAACTGCCCGACGGAACCGACAATCTGGCGCGCTTCATCGACATGCACAACCAGCGCGAAAGCGCGAAAGTGTGGCAGGACAGCGAGTAA
- a CDS encoding SDR family NAD(P)-dependent oxidoreductase: MDLGLAGKKVIMNGGAHGLGLASLRHFAAEGADVAFFSRKDDKIEAAKKEIDAAGPGKVHGEVFDMADGADAYKKWIGDAADALGGCDIFVHMASSSGTGGTGDWQQGLDMDIMGAVNAIEVLTPHLEASDSGSIVLMSSTAALETFVAPQAFNALKAALITHGSQLSQALAPQGIRVNCVSPGAIYYPGGNWEVIKDAVPPLYEGTLAKMPMGRFGEPEEVAKAVVFVASPACPYMTGANVVIDGGFTQRVQF, encoded by the coding sequence ATGGATCTCGGACTGGCAGGCAAGAAAGTCATCATGAATGGCGGCGCGCACGGGCTGGGGCTCGCCTCACTCCGGCATTTTGCGGCAGAAGGCGCGGATGTCGCTTTCTTCAGCCGCAAGGACGACAAGATCGAAGCGGCCAAGAAAGAAATCGATGCGGCCGGCCCGGGCAAGGTCCATGGTGAAGTGTTCGATATGGCCGATGGTGCAGACGCCTACAAGAAGTGGATCGGCGATGCCGCTGACGCGCTGGGCGGCTGCGATATCTTTGTCCACATGGCGAGCTCTTCGGGCACCGGTGGCACAGGCGACTGGCAGCAGGGCCTCGACATGGACATCATGGGCGCAGTCAACGCCATCGAAGTGCTGACCCCGCATCTGGAAGCGTCCGATAGCGGCTCGATCGTGCTGATGTCGTCCACTGCAGCGCTTGAAACCTTTGTCGCGCCGCAAGCTTTCAACGCGCTCAAGGCCGCGCTGATCACCCATGGATCGCAGCTGAGCCAGGCACTCGCGCCGCAAGGCATCCGTGTGAACTGCGTGTCGCCCGGCGCGATCTATTATCCCGGCGGCAACTGGGAAGTGATCAAGGACGCTGTTCCGCCGCTTTACGAAGGCACGCTGGCAAAAATGCCGATGGGCCGGTTCGGCGAGCCGGAGGAAGTGGCCAAGGCGGTGGTCTTCGTGGCCAGCCCTGCCTGTCCGTACATGACCGGAGCCAATGTCGTGATCGATGGCGGCTTTACCCAGCGCGTCCAGTTCTGA